GGCTGAGTACTTGGCAGCTGACCGTGGGTGAGCCGTCCTGTGTGAAGTCCTTCGGCCCCACGGCCACGGTCACGCCGTCAGCTTCTGCGGCACCCTTCAACATGCCGGCGCGAGCCTCGTCCGTGTTCTTGAACCGGCCGTACATGCCGGAGAGCACCAGCACGCCCTGGGTCTGATCGCCGCCCAGGCTGTACTGACCGACCACGGCGTCGCTGATCTTCGCGTCCCGGGCGCCGTCCGCCTCGTCCTCGACCTTCTGCCCCTCGGAGTCGGAGAGGTCCTGGGCGAGCTCGAAGCGGCCGTCGACCAGCGTCTTGGGCAGCGTCAGTTGGAACCTGGCCTCCGGAAAGCCGCTAAGTACGGTCCCTGGGGCGCGGGCGGCTGCTGGACGTACGGCCCTGGCGCAGGAGGCTGCTGCGTGTACGGGTTGTGAGGCGGAAAAGGCGGCTGCTGCGCGTAGGGGTTCTGCGGCGGAGGAGGCGTGGACATGCCAGCACGTTACTGTAAGCGGGCGGGCCCTCCTCGTGCGCCGCCCGCCCAGCATGCAAGCAGGCCCCGGGGGGCCTGTCCCCCGCGATACCGCTCCTGGCGCCTGTGCCATACTCGGCGTCGATCTGCAGGATTTGGAGTCGGGGGAACCATCGTTGAAGCCGCGGTCGCGCGCTCCTTTCTGGGGGCGCGGATGAGTTGCCAGGCCTGTGCCGGATGAACGGCATAGCACTCGCCACACCGTATCTCGACACCGACGCCGACCAGCTCTCTTTCGCGCTCGACCGTCCCGGCTACGACGCACTCGCTGTAAGGGATCTGACGGTCGGTGGGATCGACATGCAGCTCAGACTCCTGGGCGCCTCCCATCAGGTCTTCGCGGGCCCGGTCCGGGAGACCGTGGCCTGCCTGCCCGGCGTCGAGGGCGGCCTGCCGGACGCGGTGGACCACGAGTTCGACGGCTGGCACTACCGCTTCGACGCCCGCGTCCGACGCTTCCCCGCGGCCGAGTTCAGTACGCGGGTGGTGGGGATACGCGGTCAGGCGGACGCACACCCCCGGGCCCTGTGCGGGATCTTCCCCGGTTCGCCGGAAGCGGTCACCGCACTGATCGTCGATCGGCGCGGCACGGAACTGGGCTGGCGTACCTGGCACACCTATCCGCAGAGCCGCACGATCGTGGCGACGCACACCCGGCTGGAGATCCGATGAAGACCGCTCGACGCATCAGCGTCCTGTTCCTCGCCACGGCGGCGCTCGCCGCCTGCTCCGACGACTCCGGCGGCAACGCCGTACCGTCGAGCTGGATCCGCAAGGAATACCGGTCCAGCGGCGTGGGCTACGTGGACAGGACGGACCCGGTGTCCACGGTCGCGGACGAGATCCACGGGCGCACCTCGGCCCAGGACCGCACCACCAGCGGCGATATGGTCTTCCTCCGCTACCGGGACGACATCGTCGCGGTCAGCCCGCTCCAGGGCGGCAGCCGGATCGAGATCGACGACTACCGGACCGGCTACCGCCGCTGGAGGCCGCACCTGCAGTCCGTGTGGCCGGATCCGGACAGCGAATCGTTCCGCGGCGGAGGCCCCGGCGCCGGCAAGTGACCCACTCGCAGTACACCCACCCGCAGTACACCCACCCGCAGTACACCCACCGAAGTCCTCGACGACGTCCCCGAAAGGCACCCCCGTGGCAGAGATCTTCGAGTCGGCAGGCACCGCCCTGCTCTACGGCCTGGTCGGCTTCGTGGTGATGACGGTCGGGTTCATCGCCCTCGACCTCGTCACCCCCGGCAAGCTGATCCACGTGGTGTGGACGGAGCGCAACCGCGGCGCGGCCGTCCTCCTCGCCGGCCAGACGCTCGCCATCGGCCTGGTCATCGACCAGGCCATCCGGGCCAGCGAGTCCGAACAGGGTCTCGAATACGGCCTGTTCAGCACGCTGCTGTACGGCCTGGCCGGAGTCGTCGTGATGACCCTGATCGCCTGCGTCGTCGGACTGCTGACCCCCGGCCGCCTCGGCCACTCCGTCCTCGACGACCAGGACGGTCGTCCCCATCCCGCCGCCTGGGTGCAGGCGGCCATATACATCGGCACGGCCTTCATGGTCGGCGCCGCCGTCTCCTGAACCGCACCGACGTGAGTACCACCACCCTGGACCGCACCGACCCGGCCGTCACACCCCCGCCCGCGACCCACTCGCGGGCGGCGCGTTTCCTGCTCCTGCTCGCGGTGTTCGTCTGCGCCGCCTGCGGACTGGTCTACGAGCTGGCGCTGACCGCGCTGGGCAGTTACCTCATCGGCAACTCCGTGACCCAGACCTCCGTGGTCATCTCCGTCATGGTCTTCGCCATGGGCATCGGTTCCCTGGCCGCCAAGCCGATGCAGCGGCGCGCGGTCGGCGCCTTCGCTCTCCTGGAGGGGGCGCTGGCGCTCGTCGGCGGCCTGTCGGTGCTCGTGCTGTACGTGTTGTTCGCCTGGCTGCGGATCTACATGCCGGCCATGGTGGTGGTGTCGTTCGCCGTCGGCCTCCTCATCGGGGCGGAGATTCCGCTGCTGATGACGCTGCTTCAAAGGATCAGGCGGCAGCAGGCGGGCAGCGCGGTCGCCGACATGTTCGCCGCGGACTACGTCGGCGCGCTGGTCGGCGGCCTGTGCTTCCCGCTGCTGCTCCTGCCGACCTTCGGACAGCTCAAGGGCGTGCTGGTGGTGGGAGCGGTCAACGCCGTGGCCGGTGTCGTCGTCGTCCTGTGGATCTTCCGCCGGGAGACCCGGCGCGCCGTGCGTATCGCGCTGCTGACCGGGGCGGGCGCCGTACTCGCCGTACTGGGCACGGTCTACGTCCTGGCGGACGACATCGAGGTGACGGCGCGTCAGCAGCTCTACCGGGATCCGATCATCCACGCCGAGACCACGGCGTACCAGGACATCGTCATCACCCAGTCCACCGCGTTCACCGGCACTCCCGACACCCGGTTGTTCCTCAACGGCGACCTGCAGTTCTCCTCCGTCGACGAGTACCGCTACCACGAGGCCCTCGTGCATCCCGCGCTGTCGGGGAAGCGCTCCTCCGTGCTGATCCTGGGCGGCGGCGACGGGCTCGCCCTGCGGGAGGTGCTGCGCTACGACGACGTCGAAGAGGTCACGCTGGTCGACCTCGACCCGGCCATGACGCGACTCGCCCGTACCTTCGGTCCGTTGGCCGACCTCAACGACGACGCGTTCGGCGACCGGCGTGTCAACGTCGTCCACGCCGACGCCTTCAACTGGCTGCGGGACGCCACCCAGCGCCATGACGCGGTCATCATCGATTTTCCGGACCCGGACACCGCCGCACTGGCCAAGCTCTACAGCGTCGAGTTCTACCACCTGCTCGGGCACGTCCTGAATCCCGAAAGCCGGGTCGTGGTACAGGGCGGGTCTCCGTTCTTCGCCCCCAAGTCCTACTGGTCCATCGCCAAAACGATCGACGAGGCCGGCTACCGCACCACCGAGTACCAGGTCGACGTCCCCAGCTTCGGCAACTGGGGATTCGTCCTCGCCGCCCCTGGCACGGACGGGCCGCCGCAGACGGTGCGCCTGGCCGAGGACGCCCCTCGGCTGCGGTTCCTGGACGACGCCGTACTGAAGGCCGCCACCGTCTTTCCGGTGGACCGCCGCCCCCAGGACGTCCGTGCGAGCACCCTGATGGATCCCGTAGT
The nucleotide sequence above comes from Streptomyces sp. NL15-2K. Encoded proteins:
- a CDS encoding DUF4247 domain-containing protein; protein product: MKTARRISVLFLATAALAACSDDSGGNAVPSSWIRKEYRSSGVGYVDRTDPVSTVADEIHGRTSAQDRTTSGDMVFLRYRDDIVAVSPLQGGSRIEIDDYRTGYRRWRPHLQSVWPDPDSESFRGGGPGAGK
- a CDS encoding DUF2617 family protein codes for the protein MNGIALATPYLDTDADQLSFALDRPGYDALAVRDLTVGGIDMQLRLLGASHQVFAGPVRETVACLPGVEGGLPDAVDHEFDGWHYRFDARVRRFPAAEFSTRVVGIRGQADAHPRALCGIFPGSPEAVTALIVDRRGTELGWRTWHTYPQSRTIVATHTRLEIR
- a CDS encoding polyamine aminopropyltransferase, whose amino-acid sequence is MSTTTLDRTDPAVTPPPATHSRAARFLLLLAVFVCAACGLVYELALTALGSYLIGNSVTQTSVVISVMVFAMGIGSLAAKPMQRRAVGAFALLEGALALVGGLSVLVLYVLFAWLRIYMPAMVVVSFAVGLLIGAEIPLLMTLLQRIRRQQAGSAVADMFAADYVGALVGGLCFPLLLLPTFGQLKGVLVVGAVNAVAGVVVVLWIFRRETRRAVRIALLTGAGAVLAVLGTVYVLADDIEVTARQQLYRDPIIHAETTAYQDIVITQSTAFTGTPDTRLFLNGDLQFSSVDEYRYHEALVHPALSGKRSSVLILGGGDGLALREVLRYDDVEEVTLVDLDPAMTRLARTFGPLADLNDDAFGDRRVNVVHADAFNWLRDATQRHDAVIIDFPDPDTAALAKLYSVEFYHLLGHVLNPESRVVVQGGSPFFAPKSYWSIAKTIDEAGYRTTEYQVDVPSFGNWGFVLAAPGTDGPPQTVRLAEDAPRLRFLDDAVLKAATVFPVDRRPQDVRASTLMDPVVLEYARHEWQNY
- a CDS encoding DUF350 domain-containing protein; its protein translation is MAEIFESAGTALLYGLVGFVVMTVGFIALDLVTPGKLIHVVWTERNRGAAVLLAGQTLAIGLVIDQAIRASESEQGLEYGLFSTLLYGLAGVVVMTLIACVVGLLTPGRLGHSVLDDQDGRPHPAAWVQAAIYIGTAFMVGAAVS